A region from the Salicibibacter cibarius genome encodes:
- a CDS encoding DUF4256 domain-containing protein, with the protein MAKSNSDSLKKELSPEECEALLRVLKERFENNMHRHKGFEWANVQAKLEAKPDKLWSLREMERTDGEPDVVAYGEETNDIIFCDCSQESPKGRRSVCYDREALESRKKHKPENNAIDMATAMGIELLTENQYRSLQKLQNFDMKTSSWVQTPSDIRELGGAIFCDYRYGHVFVYHNGAESYYGARGFRGSLRV; encoded by the coding sequence ATGGCAAAGAGTAATAGTGACAGCCTTAAAAAGGAGTTGTCACCGGAAGAATGTGAAGCGTTACTTCGGGTATTGAAAGAGCGCTTTGAGAACAACATGCATCGCCATAAAGGTTTTGAATGGGCCAATGTCCAAGCAAAACTGGAAGCTAAGCCTGACAAGCTATGGTCGCTCCGTGAAATGGAAAGAACAGACGGTGAACCGGATGTTGTTGCTTATGGTGAGGAGACGAACGACATTATTTTTTGCGATTGTTCACAGGAAAGCCCTAAAGGTCGCAGAAGTGTATGCTATGATCGTGAAGCATTAGAGTCAAGGAAAAAACATAAACCGGAAAACAACGCTATCGATATGGCAACTGCCATGGGTATTGAACTTTTAACAGAAAACCAATATCGATCGTTGCAGAAACTGCAAAATTTTGATATGAAAACATCAAGTTGGGTACAAACACCTTCCGATATTAGAGAACTCGGTGGCGCGATTTTTTGTGATTATCGGTACGGACATGTTTTCGTTTATCATAACGGAGCAGAATCTTACTATGGTGCCAGAGGATTTCGTGGCTCGCTTAGGGTCTAA
- a CDS encoding YbjQ family protein, translated as MLIATTDQLENHHVQEVIGYVKGNAIKTKHLGNDIMASLKALVGGEIREYDDMLNQARQMAISRMVQEAEEKGANAIIGFRMQNSAIMKSASEIVAYGTGVKIEFPPNG; from the coding sequence ATGTTAATCGCGACTACTGATCAACTGGAAAATCACCACGTACAGGAGGTCATTGGCTATGTAAAAGGAAATGCAATTAAAACGAAACACCTCGGCAATGATATTATGGCTTCGTTGAAAGCTTTGGTTGGCGGAGAAATTAGAGAATATGACGATATGTTAAATCAGGCGAGACAAATGGCGATAAGCCGTATGGTTCAGGAAGCGGAAGAGAAGGGAGCCAATGCGATTATTGGTTTTCGCATGCAAAACTCTGCCATTATGAAAAGCGCATCAGAAATCGTAGCATATGGAACCGGGGTGAAAATCGAGTTCCCCCCGAACGGTTAG
- a CDS encoding VOC family protein, whose protein sequence is MVGVEINMIVTDSLRALELYEKIFETERVEVTDFSKGENEVIFSLYGVRFHMLDENPEFGLNAPNDDDNKTISFNIMVPDIKETFSKAITHGCTEMQAVTDLPDYGVSNAIFIDPFGYVWMLHQVHKEVSFEERVRLWEEKRED, encoded by the coding sequence ATGGTTGGAGTCGAGATTAATATGATTGTAACAGACAGTTTGCGTGCATTGGAGTTATACGAGAAAATATTTGAGACCGAGCGTGTTGAGGTTACGGATTTTTCGAAAGGGGAAAATGAAGTCATTTTTAGCCTGTATGGGGTACGTTTTCACATGTTGGATGAAAACCCTGAATTCGGGTTGAATGCACCAAATGATGATGACAATAAAACCATTTCGTTTAACATCATGGTTCCCGACATTAAAGAAACATTCTCAAAAGCGATCACCCACGGCTGTACGGAGATGCAAGCGGTAACTGACCTGCCTGATTACGGTGTGTCAAATGCCATTTTTATCGACCCTTTCGGCTATGTGTGGATGCTCCATCAAGTCCATAAAGAAGTGAGTTTTGAAGAACGTGTGCGCCTTTGGGAGGAAAAAAGGGAGGATTAA
- a CDS encoding FecCD family ABC transporter permease codes for MVVFVILSVNWGQLRLTPFEVLRTLIGDGTNQQELVLFEFRMPRIVLAVLVGAGLGLSGAILQGISRNDLSDPGILGISSGASLAIVMYITFHPLSGGTSPYILPFLAFIGAGVTAVLIYVLSYRKGTGLSPTRLILTGIAVGMGLSAVSIVYTLRFQPEEFQFVVEWQAGTLWGGNWVFVMALLPWIVILFPLSLYKAHTLNLLQLHETLATNVGVAIERERVGLLAVAVGLAASAVATGGAIGFVGLVSPHVARRLVGNKHQVLLPATAAIGGLLVLFADTLARNIIPGTEIPAGIIVSLLGGPYFLYLLIKQKK; via the coding sequence ATGGTGGTCTTCGTTATTCTTTCTGTCAATTGGGGTCAGTTGCGTTTAACGCCATTTGAAGTCTTACGTACACTCATTGGCGATGGGACAAATCAACAAGAACTCGTTTTGTTTGAATTTCGAATGCCACGCATTGTTCTGGCTGTCCTTGTTGGGGCGGGATTAGGACTTTCAGGAGCTATTCTACAAGGAATTTCTCGCAACGATTTATCAGATCCAGGCATTTTGGGCATTAGCTCTGGGGCAAGTTTAGCGATTGTTATGTACATTACCTTTCATCCATTGTCTGGAGGAACATCTCCCTATATCCTTCCATTTCTAGCCTTCATTGGTGCGGGTGTAACTGCCGTACTCATTTATGTCCTGTCGTACCGAAAAGGAACTGGCTTATCGCCCACTAGACTCATTTTAACAGGAATCGCTGTGGGGATGGGGCTAAGTGCGGTTTCTATCGTCTATACGCTTCGCTTTCAACCGGAAGAATTTCAATTTGTCGTTGAATGGCAAGCCGGAACATTATGGGGAGGAAACTGGGTATTTGTCATGGCGTTGTTGCCTTGGATTGTCATTCTGTTCCCTTTATCACTTTATAAGGCGCATACGTTGAATTTGCTGCAGCTCCATGAAACACTTGCAACTAATGTTGGCGTAGCGATCGAGAGAGAGAGAGTTGGTTTACTTGCTGTCGCTGTCGGTTTAGCAGCTTCAGCCGTTGCAACCGGCGGGGCCATTGGATTTGTTGGGCTCGTGAGTCCCCATGTAGCAAGGAGACTGGTTGGCAATAAACATCAAGTGCTTCTTCCAGCGACAGCTGCTATTGGTGGATTGCTTGTTTTATTTGCTGACACGCTCGCGCGAAATATTATTCCCGGAACGGAGATACCCGCTGGAATTATTGTCTCACTCTTAGGCGGACCATACTTTTTGTATTTGCTCATTAAGCAAAAAAAATAA
- a CDS encoding SDR family NAD(P)-dependent oxidoreductase produces MENIMGDVPEVDILINNLGIYEMMSYEDITKETWNHYFNTNFLVADRLSRFYRNKMMENDFGRIIFISSDQAVMPSGGMPQYTVTKSMILSLSKSLSLLTKGRDISVNTILPGTTLSDNVKHLLENNNTDPNKTFEEIEREFIAENIPGATLQKFIRPIEIGRVAAFLASPYSTAIRGAALRMEGGIIPTIV; encoded by the coding sequence ATGGAAAATATTATGGGTGATGTGCCTGAAGTGGATATTCTGATCAATAATCTTGGCATTTATGAAATGATGTCGTACGAAGACATTACAAAAGAGACCTGGAACCACTATTTCAATACGAATTTTTTGGTGGCGGATCGATTATCCCGATTTTACCGGAATAAAATGATGGAAAATGACTTTGGACGCATCATTTTCATCAGCAGTGACCAGGCGGTGATGCCATCCGGTGGTATGCCGCAATACACGGTCACAAAGTCGATGATATTATCACTTTCAAAATCTTTATCATTATTAACAAAAGGCAGGGACATTTCTGTAAACACCATTTTACCCGGAACTACTCTATCGGATAATGTCAAACACCTTTTAGAAAACAACAATACTGATCCAAATAAAACCTTCGAAGAAATTGAACGAGAATTTATCGCTGAAAATATACCTGGTGCCACTCTTCAAAAATTCATCCGTCCTATAGAAATCGGCAGAGTGGCCGCATTTTTAGCCAGTCCATACTCCACCGCTATCAGGGGGGCAGCCCTCCGAATGGAAGGCGGCATCATCCCGACCATTGTCTAG
- a CDS encoding FAD-binding dehydrogenase produces MDADVIVVGAGLAGLVATAEIADAGKKVLLLDQEPEASMGGQAWWSFGGLFLIDSPEQRRMGIKDSKELAWKDWMRTAGFDREEDEDYWGKKWAEAYLDFAAGEKREWLRNLGVRFFPVVSWAERGGYLAEGYGNSLPRFHITWGTGPGLVEPFEKRVREHMNNGRVVYHSRHRVDELMTHNGAVVGVSGSKLAPSHVSRGEESSREIIGDFEYRSEVVLVSSGGIGANFDLIRQNWPSRLGEPPKRMIAGVPAHVDGRMLAITENAAGRIVNRDRMWHYTEGIQNWNPVWPKHGIRILPGPSSIWLDARGQRFPAPNFPGFDTLSTLEAIQKSGYDYSWFILTEKIIEKEFALSGSEQNPDLTNKSITQVLGRVKSGAPAPVQAFKDKGEDFIVADTLEALVSGMNNLVEEKLLNTEHIEKQIRARDLELENKFTEDLQMMALRGARTYFGEKISRVAAPHSILDPKNGPLIAVRLNLLSRKTLGGLQTNLSGAVLNEAGDAIPGLYAAGEVSGFGGGGVHGYRSLEGTFLGGCLFTGRTAGRAIAEKLG; encoded by the coding sequence ATGGATGCCGATGTTATTGTCGTTGGCGCAGGACTCGCGGGATTGGTTGCTACGGCTGAAATTGCTGACGCGGGAAAAAAAGTTTTACTTTTGGATCAAGAACCGGAAGCTTCAATGGGCGGTCAAGCGTGGTGGTCGTTTGGTGGTTTATTCTTAATTGATTCACCGGAGCAACGCCGCATGGGCATTAAGGATTCTAAAGAACTGGCATGGAAGGATTGGATGAGGACGGCGGGTTTCGACCGTGAAGAGGATGAAGATTATTGGGGAAAAAAATGGGCAGAAGCCTATTTGGATTTCGCTGCCGGGGAGAAACGTGAATGGCTACGCAATTTGGGCGTTCGTTTTTTCCCAGTCGTTAGTTGGGCGGAACGTGGGGGATACCTTGCCGAAGGCTATGGAAATAGTCTCCCTCGCTTTCACATCACATGGGGAACAGGTCCGGGACTGGTCGAGCCTTTTGAAAAAAGGGTGCGGGAACATATGAATAACGGAAGGGTTGTTTATCATTCGCGTCATCGCGTTGACGAACTTATGACCCATAACGGTGCGGTTGTAGGAGTGAGTGGTTCAAAACTTGCACCGAGCCACGTTTCCCGAGGAGAGGAAAGTTCACGTGAAATAATCGGAGATTTTGAATACCGATCTGAAGTGGTGCTCGTATCGAGCGGAGGCATTGGTGCGAATTTTGACTTGATTCGTCAAAATTGGCCGAGTCGTCTCGGTGAACCTCCCAAGCGCATGATTGCCGGAGTGCCGGCCCATGTGGATGGGCGCATGCTTGCCATTACGGAAAATGCAGCTGGGCGTATTGTCAATCGCGACCGTATGTGGCATTACACGGAAGGGATTCAAAACTGGAACCCGGTTTGGCCCAAGCACGGCATCCGTATTCTGCCGGGACCTTCCTCGATCTGGCTAGATGCCCGAGGACAACGTTTTCCGGCGCCCAATTTCCCTGGTTTTGACACGTTGAGCACATTAGAGGCGATCCAAAAGAGCGGCTACGATTATTCCTGGTTTATTTTAACGGAAAAAATCATTGAAAAAGAGTTTGCCCTCTCGGGATCGGAACAAAATCCCGACTTAACGAATAAAAGCATTACACAGGTATTAGGCCGTGTGAAATCCGGAGCACCCGCTCCTGTACAAGCTTTTAAGGATAAGGGCGAGGATTTTATCGTCGCCGATACCTTGGAAGCACTCGTTTCCGGAATGAATAATCTTGTTGAAGAAAAATTATTAAATACAGAACACATTGAAAAACAAATTCGCGCGCGGGATCTTGAACTGGAGAACAAATTTACGGAAGACTTGCAAATGATGGCTCTGCGTGGCGCCCGGACCTATTTCGGCGAAAAAATTAGCCGTGTGGCCGCACCTCACAGCATCCTCGATCCGAAAAATGGTCCGTTGATCGCGGTACGCTTGAACTTACTCAGTCGCAAAACGTTAGGAGGTTTGCAAACGAATCTATCAGGAGCGGTATTAAACGAGGCAGGGGATGCGATTCCTGGGCTTTATGCCGCGGGTGAAGTTTCTGGATTCGGAGGCGGCGGCGTTCACGGATACCGGTCACTGGAAGGAACTTTTCTTGGCGGATGCCTATTTACCGGTCGAACGGCGGGTCGGGCGATCGCGGAAAAACTAGGGTGA
- a CDS encoding Uma2 family endonuclease: protein MREQTDRILEYVDGIVFMSPSPSTRHQQISSRLQAKLFNFLEGGNCEVFSAPYDIKLHRDELADMKTISKLTF from the coding sequence ATGCGCGAACAAACAGACCGTATATTGGAATACGTTGATGGTATCGTTTTCATGTCACCTTCACCATCAACACGACATCAACAAATTTCTTCCAGACTGCAGGCGAAATTATTTAATTTTCTTGAAGGTGGAAATTGCGAAGTCTTCAGTGCCCCTTATGATATTAAATTGCATCGAGATGAACTTGCTGATATGAAAACTATCAGCAAGCTGACATTCTAA
- a CDS encoding FecCD family ABC transporter permease: MMVHHEKQLQSSRAITGTTVILISLALMVFGFYYSITSGAADISGADVRQAFSHFNAEKETHLIVMDLRLPRALAALLVGAGFAVAGALMQGVTQNPLADPGLLGVNAGAQFMLVIVFAFFPFLPFSSIILFCFVGGGFGALLVYGIAFLSAGGMTPVKLALAGAVVSAVLVGVSQGLAILFELNYEMAFWEAGGVAGAEWTQVRVIIPWILLGLVIAILLSSYITMLNLGEEMAKGLGQRVNLIKIGAAVSVFLLAGAAVSTVGGVSFVGLLVPHIVRYLTGTDYRWIVPCSALVGAAAVLWADIGAKMVNAPYETPLGSIISLVGVPFFIYLARRQRRELY, encoded by the coding sequence ATGATGGTCCATCATGAAAAGCAGTTACAATCCTCTAGAGCAATAACAGGAACCACGGTCATTTTAATCAGTCTCGCACTTATGGTCTTTGGTTTCTATTATTCGATCACATCAGGAGCGGCGGATATTTCCGGAGCAGATGTAAGACAAGCTTTTTCCCATTTCAATGCAGAGAAAGAAACGCATTTAATCGTGATGGATTTGAGATTGCCTCGAGCACTTGCAGCATTGCTTGTTGGAGCGGGTTTTGCAGTAGCTGGTGCACTCATGCAAGGGGTGACGCAAAACCCCTTGGCTGATCCAGGATTGCTCGGCGTTAATGCGGGGGCACAATTCATGCTCGTGATCGTGTTCGCTTTTTTTCCATTCTTGCCTTTTTCATCGATCATTTTATTTTGTTTCGTTGGAGGCGGATTTGGCGCTTTACTCGTCTATGGTATTGCCTTTTTATCCGCAGGCGGGATGACACCTGTAAAGTTAGCACTTGCAGGTGCTGTTGTAAGTGCCGTTCTCGTTGGAGTGAGTCAAGGGCTCGCCATTCTATTCGAATTAAACTATGAGATGGCGTTTTGGGAAGCTGGCGGTGTTGCTGGTGCAGAATGGACGCAAGTTCGAGTGATTATTCCATGGATTCTTTTGGGGCTAGTCATCGCTATCCTTCTCTCTTCCTATATCACCATGCTGAATTTAGGAGAGGAGATGGCAAAAGGGCTTGGGCAAAGGGTAAATTTGATTAAAATCGGTGCGGCAGTCAGTGTATTTCTGCTTGCTGGAGCAGCGGTATCAACGGTTGGCGGCGTCAGTTTCGTCGGTTTACTCGTTCCTCATATTGTCCGTTACTTAACCGGAACCGATTACCGTTGGATTGTTCCTTGTTCAGCGCTTGTTGGAGCCGCCGCTGTTTTGTGGGCGGACATTGGCGCCAAAATGGTCAATGCTCCCTATGAAACACCGCTTGGTTCAATCATTTCGCTCGTTGGAGTCCCTTTCTTTATCTACTTAGCGCGTAGACAAAGGAGGGAGTTGTATTGA
- a CDS encoding copper-translocating P-type ATPase produces the protein MANNNHHEHHEQNDHHDHHEHHAHDHHGDHSGHGHHGHGDHGDMMADFKKRFFVTVILAIPIIILSDMIQLFFNYTVAFPGDTAVELILATIVFVYGGWPFLTGLVSEIKDKAPGMMTLIGFAITVAYVYSAATVFGLEGMDFFWELATLVAIMLLGHWVEMKSVMKASDSLESLVELMPQEANKLDENDQTMTIAVSDLKKGDRLLIKPGEKIPADGHILHGKSSINESMLTGESEPVEKSDGDEVIGGSINSSGSLTIEVSKTSDEGYLSQVVQLVKEAQESKSKTQMLSDRAASLLFYVAVVAGIVTFSTWMALGVDTNFAVTRMVTVLVISCPHALGLAIPLVAARSTGISAQKGLFIRNRIGFESARRVDTMIFDKTGTLTHGEFGVTDIIPEENVSEETLLRLAASLESQSEHPIAAGIVAKGKEENINIPQPEAFDSMTGSGITGNVDGKTISVVSPGYLQREGISHDKARFSKLAEAGKTVVFVLEGQTLLGAIALADVVKTSAKEAVDRLHQMGIETVMLTGDNEKVAQEVAKQIGIDQVIAEVLPHEKAEKVKELKKNGKRVGMTGDGINDAPALANADLGVAVGAGTDVAMETADVVLVNSDPLDVVSIVDLSKVTYRKMIQNLWWAAGYNIVAIPLAAGVLAGWGFLLDPAIGAVLMSLSTVIVAINAQMLKMK, from the coding sequence ATGGCCAATAATAATCATCACGAACATCACGAACAAAACGATCATCATGATCATCATGAACACCATGCGCATGACCATCATGGCGATCATTCCGGTCACGGTCACCACGGACATGGCGATCACGGCGATATGATGGCCGACTTTAAAAAACGCTTTTTCGTTACAGTTATTCTCGCTATCCCGATTATCATATTGTCCGATATGATTCAGCTGTTTTTTAATTACACGGTTGCGTTTCCCGGCGATACAGCCGTTGAACTCATCTTGGCAACCATCGTTTTCGTCTACGGAGGTTGGCCATTTTTAACAGGGCTTGTTAGCGAGATCAAAGATAAAGCCCCAGGAATGATGACCCTCATCGGGTTTGCCATCACCGTTGCGTATGTCTACAGTGCCGCTACGGTCTTTGGGCTTGAAGGGATGGACTTCTTCTGGGAACTGGCCACACTGGTGGCCATCATGCTTCTTGGCCACTGGGTTGAGATGAAATCCGTGATGAAAGCATCCGATTCCCTTGAATCCCTTGTGGAACTTATGCCTCAAGAAGCCAATAAGCTCGATGAGAACGACCAAACCATGACCATCGCTGTGTCTGATCTTAAAAAGGGCGACCGTCTTCTTATTAAACCAGGTGAAAAAATACCGGCAGATGGCCATATTTTACATGGAAAATCCTCGATCAATGAATCGATGCTTACAGGGGAATCCGAGCCTGTTGAAAAAAGTGATGGAGACGAAGTGATTGGCGGGTCTATTAACTCATCCGGTTCTTTAACAATCGAAGTTTCCAAAACAAGCGATGAAGGGTATCTATCGCAAGTGGTGCAACTCGTCAAAGAGGCCCAGGAAAGCAAATCAAAGACCCAGATGCTTTCGGACCGCGCCGCCAGTCTACTGTTCTACGTTGCTGTTGTTGCCGGAATCGTAACCTTCAGCACTTGGATGGCCCTTGGTGTGGATACAAATTTTGCGGTCACCCGAATGGTTACCGTGCTTGTTATTTCTTGCCCGCACGCCCTCGGTCTCGCGATTCCATTAGTGGCCGCCCGTTCCACGGGAATTTCAGCTCAAAAAGGGTTATTCATTCGCAACCGCATTGGATTTGAAAGCGCCCGAAGGGTTGACACGATGATTTTTGACAAAACCGGAACGTTAACGCACGGGGAGTTCGGAGTCACGGACATTATCCCGGAAGAAAACGTATCCGAGGAGACATTGCTAAGGCTCGCGGCCTCGTTGGAGTCGCAATCGGAGCACCCGATTGCTGCCGGCATTGTCGCGAAAGGAAAAGAAGAAAACATCAATATCCCTCAACCGGAAGCATTTGATTCGATGACCGGATCGGGCATTACCGGAAACGTCGACGGCAAGACGATTTCGGTCGTTAGCCCGGGTTATCTGCAAAGGGAGGGCATCAGCCACGATAAGGCGCGCTTTTCCAAACTTGCGGAAGCAGGCAAAACCGTTGTTTTCGTCCTTGAAGGGCAAACCTTACTCGGAGCCATTGCTTTGGCTGATGTTGTAAAGACATCCGCAAAAGAAGCCGTTGATCGTTTGCATCAAATGGGGATCGAAACCGTGATGCTAACCGGAGACAATGAAAAAGTGGCGCAGGAAGTAGCCAAGCAAATTGGCATTGACCAAGTCATCGCTGAAGTACTTCCGCATGAAAAAGCGGAAAAAGTGAAGGAATTAAAGAAAAACGGAAAACGTGTCGGTATGACAGGGGATGGCATTAATGATGCGCCCGCGCTTGCGAATGCCGATCTCGGCGTTGCCGTTGGAGCAGGCACGGACGTTGCCATGGAAACAGCTGATGTTGTGCTCGTCAATAGTGACCCCCTCGATGTTGTATCCATTGTCGATCTATCAAAGGTCACTTATCGCAAGATGATTCAAAACCTATGGTGGGCTGCCGGCTACAACATTGTCGCGATTCCACTCGCGGCAGGCGTGCTAGCTGGATGGGGATTTCTGCTTGATCCTGCCATAGGTGCAGTCCTTATGTCTTTAAGTACGGTTATTGTAGCGATCAATGCACAGATGCTTAAAATGAAATAA
- a CDS encoding helix-turn-helix domain-containing protein: protein MFENLYIEVGHIGTDLQNNYSTDPNDQTVVVITQGRAYTELSGKTTFLEAGDALLLNRNMWGTLLSVSTTPLHGIVVDFKAAQVYYEKDQWRIETAVFPPRHIHKIDIFMVQNFEQLLTAGNQNQIIFGQYLLKKLLYKFHHQNEISSPNTDSHVIQQVVNYIKTSPQDPFEIEKWIKHCQMSKSVFYQKFREQTGYSPHQFVTQKRMEKAKQLLVQQNIRVQKVGILSGYGDAHYFSRIFKKSIGISPKHFADSFSKKVLLLLPAILGDLLALGFPLHNIIPNWNTKDQKLIYQHDKQKLSVQTQISQKAEWAIFDERTKDKLMKITNIQYTYPIYLYPSKSYIWKEGFLDLAKKMGVGEVAEHWLHDYEQKAAVLRETLQPLMAQKTVIGVRVLPHSFRVMGARRRKIAPLLYHDLGMTPPSSVRSLTFKDVETVEEINQMNAHVVLLFEGDQLSSKEIKQFNGEVYCLEKSPWFDVSAFGQKAALKQTASLLLSVYGEKCK from the coding sequence ATGTTCGAAAATCTTTACATTGAGGTTGGCCATATAGGCACAGACTTACAGAACAATTATTCTACGGATCCCAACGACCAAACCGTTGTAGTCATCACTCAAGGGAGAGCATATACAGAACTATCGGGAAAAACAACCTTTTTAGAGGCGGGTGACGCCCTGCTCTTGAACCGTAACATGTGGGGTACGCTACTTTCAGTTTCTACTACTCCCCTGCATGGCATTGTCGTTGATTTTAAAGCAGCGCAGGTTTATTACGAGAAGGATCAATGGAGGATCGAAACAGCCGTTTTCCCACCGAGGCACATCCATAAAATAGATATTTTTATGGTTCAGAACTTTGAACAACTGTTAACAGCCGGAAATCAGAACCAAATTATTTTTGGCCAATACTTGCTGAAAAAACTTTTGTATAAATTCCATCACCAAAATGAAATCTCCTCCCCCAATACGGATAGCCATGTCATCCAGCAAGTCGTCAATTATATTAAAACCAGCCCTCAAGATCCATTCGAGATCGAAAAATGGATCAAACATTGTCAAATGAGTAAAAGCGTTTTCTACCAAAAGTTTAGAGAACAAACAGGTTACTCGCCTCATCAATTTGTGACGCAAAAACGGATGGAAAAAGCAAAACAGCTTCTTGTCCAACAAAACATTCGTGTACAAAAGGTAGGAATTCTTTCAGGATATGGAGATGCGCATTATTTTAGCCGAATTTTTAAAAAAAGCATCGGAATTTCCCCAAAGCATTTTGCCGATTCTTTTTCAAAGAAAGTGTTGTTATTATTGCCAGCGATACTAGGGGACTTGTTGGCCCTTGGCTTCCCTCTCCATAATATTATACCCAACTGGAATACGAAGGATCAGAAGCTCATTTATCAGCACGACAAGCAAAAGCTTTCTGTTCAAACACAGATCTCTCAAAAAGCAGAATGGGCGATTTTTGATGAGCGAACAAAGGATAAGCTTATGAAGATCACAAATATCCAATACACATACCCGATTTATTTATACCCTTCTAAATCTTACATTTGGAAAGAAGGTTTTCTCGATCTTGCCAAAAAGATGGGGGTTGGAGAAGTAGCTGAACATTGGCTACACGATTATGAACAAAAAGCTGCGGTCTTACGCGAGACATTGCAACCACTGATGGCACAAAAAACGGTCATCGGTGTTCGAGTACTCCCCCATTCTTTTAGAGTAATGGGCGCAAGACGCAGAAAGATTGCGCCACTGCTTTATCATGATTTAGGAATGACCCCTCCCTCGTCTGTCCGTTCTTTAACATTTAAAGACGTGGAAACAGTCGAAGAGATCAATCAGATGAATGCTCATGTGGTTCTTTTATTCGAGGGGGATCAACTCTCCTCTAAAGAGATTAAACAATTTAATGGTGAGGTGTACTGTCTTGAAAAAAGTCCTTGGTTTGATGTGTCAGCATTTGGACAAAAAGCCGCCTTAAAACAAACCGCAAGCCTGCTTTTATCTGTTTACGGAGAAAAGTGCAAGTAA
- a CDS encoding helix-turn-helix domain-containing protein: MSKSKVDIILHPVRMRIIQMLIGRDQTVQELKERLTDLPQATLYRHLNILKEHEIVSVAKERKIRGAIEKTYTLITDQARLSGKEANKISIEDHKQYFLKYTANLFHQVEAYFEGDYDIEKDGFGYNQVDVYANDDEYQQMTNEIGNILEKYAKQEPRADRRKRTLATILIPETHKHEE; the protein is encoded by the coding sequence ATGAGCAAATCAAAAGTAGATATTATCTTACACCCGGTGCGGATGAGGATCATTCAAATGTTAATCGGACGTGATCAAACCGTTCAAGAGTTAAAAGAACGACTCACTGATCTTCCGCAAGCAACCTTATACAGACATCTAAACATTTTGAAAGAACATGAAATTGTATCTGTGGCAAAAGAACGTAAAATTAGGGGGGCTATTGAGAAAACATACACGTTAATAACAGATCAAGCTCGACTTTCCGGGAAAGAAGCCAACAAAATTAGCATCGAAGACCATAAGCAGTATTTTCTGAAATACACGGCCAATCTGTTTCACCAAGTAGAAGCTTACTTTGAAGGAGACTATGATATCGAAAAAGATGGTTTCGGTTATAACCAAGTCGATGTCTATGCTAATGATGACGAATACCAACAGATGACAAATGAAATTGGAAATATTTTAGAAAAATATGCAAAACAAGAGCCGCGTGCAGATCGACGTAAACGAACATTAGCGACCATCTTAATTCCCGAGACTCATAAACATGAAGAATAA